The following coding sequences lie in one Desulfonatronum sp. SC1 genomic window:
- a CDS encoding (Fe-S)-binding protein, with product MADIKKLVSMLKELDDLLTGCMRCGMCQAQCPVFAQTGRETDVTRGKLALLSGLSEEILKDPEAVNEKLQRCLLCGTCEANCPSGVKVTDIFLRARAILTGYLGLPPTQRLIFRRLLTNPKLMNNLLSLGSSLQGLFTKDADSVIGTSCARFNAPLIADRHFKKLASKSLHSQTPHKDTPSGKSGLRVAFFPGCVTDKVFPQVGQAVLKIMEHHQVGVFMPPNQACCGIPALSSGETEVFDNLVRQNLDLFAKGKWDYLITPCATCTATIAELWPKYYGDKMDAVRVKELADKVMDVSQFLNDVLKVTPKKAASPAKVAYHDPCHLRNTLKITAQPRQVLAAGGKYAAAELPGGPSCCGSGGSFNIKHYKLSDVIGRKKAESIAATGAKIAATSCPACMLQLSDMLSKSGHSIPVKHVVELYAESL from the coding sequence ATGGCCGACATCAAAAAACTCGTATCCATGCTCAAGGAGTTGGACGACCTGCTCACCGGCTGCATGCGCTGCGGCATGTGCCAGGCCCAGTGTCCGGTCTTCGCCCAGACCGGCCGGGAGACCGACGTCACCCGCGGCAAGCTGGCCCTGCTTTCCGGCTTATCCGAGGAGATCCTCAAGGATCCGGAAGCGGTCAATGAAAAACTCCAGCGCTGCCTGCTCTGCGGCACCTGTGAGGCCAACTGTCCCTCCGGGGTCAAGGTCACGGACATCTTTCTGCGCGCCCGGGCCATTCTCACCGGCTACCTGGGCCTGCCGCCTACCCAGCGCCTGATCTTCCGCCGGCTGCTGACCAACCCGAAGTTGATGAACAATCTGCTCTCCCTGGGATCGTCCTTGCAGGGCCTGTTCACCAAAGACGCGGACAGCGTCATCGGCACGTCCTGCGCCCGGTTCAACGCCCCGCTGATCGCGGACCGGCATTTCAAGAAGCTGGCTTCGAAATCGCTCCATTCCCAGACTCCCCACAAAGACACCCCTTCGGGCAAGTCCGGCCTGCGGGTGGCCTTTTTTCCCGGCTGCGTCACGGATAAAGTCTTTCCCCAAGTGGGCCAGGCCGTGCTGAAGATCATGGAACACCACCAGGTTGGGGTCTTCATGCCGCCCAATCAGGCCTGCTGCGGCATCCCGGCCCTGTCCAGCGGCGAAACCGAAGTCTTCGACAACTTGGTCCGCCAGAACCTGGACCTGTTCGCCAAGGGCAAATGGGACTACCTGATCACCCCCTGCGCCACCTGCACGGCGACCATCGCCGAACTCTGGCCCAAGTATTACGGGGACAAGATGGACGCGGTCCGGGTCAAAGAACTCGCCGACAAGGTCATGGACGTCAGCCAGTTCCTTAACGACGTCCTGAAGGTCACTCCGAAAAAAGCCGCAAGCCCGGCCAAGGTGGCCTACCACGACCCCTGTCACCTGCGGAACACGCTGAAGATCACGGCCCAGCCGCGCCAGGTCCTGGCCGCCGGGGGTAAATACGCCGCGGCCGAACTGCCCGGCGGACCGTCCTGCTGCGGGTCCGGCGGCAGCTTCAACATCAAGCACTACAAGCTGTCAGACGTCATCGGCCGTAAAAAAGCCGAAAGCATCGCCGCCACCGGCGCCAAGATCGCGGCCACCAGCTGCCCGGCCTGCATGCTCCAGCTCTCGGACATGCTGTCCAAGTCCGGACATTCGATTCCCGTGAAGCATGTGGTGGAGTTGTACGCGGAATCGTTGTAA
- the pta gene encoding phosphate acetyltransferase — translation MAKNLYVINTESRSGKSAICLGLMQMLMRHIRRVGFFRPIISAQGNGKRDHDTNLILTQFHLNETYQDAFAYTLEQARDLINQGEHALLMENILAKYKALETRYDFILCEGSDFVGGDSAFEFDINAEIAANLGSPVILVANGQNKTPKQIVAQTQIAIDTFSEKGLDVLATIVNRAESLDKDEIIGGLRCKYRIHEECLTYAIPEVPSLGKPTINDIRKWLDAEVIAGGDLLDVQVEDYVVAAMQVNNFLQYVSKNSMVITPGDRSDILLGCIATRQSQTYPEVAGIVLTGGIKPPESIMKLLDGWTGVPMPILSAKGHTYKITRTLMEMYGRIEPEDQKKIATALGSFEEHVDTAELFQRLETKKSTKVTPVMFEYSLIEKAKAERRHIVLPEGASTRILQAADILLRRGIADLTILGQPDAIRAKAAQMGLSLDKATFIDPAASEYFEEYWKAYYELRKSKGMTEEVAHDTMAEATYFGTMMVQKGHADGMVSGSITTTQQTIRPALQFIKTRPGISLVSSVFFMCMSDRVLVFGDCAVNPNPTAQQLAEIAVASADTAVQFGVDPRIAMLSYSTGESGSGQEVEKVREATAIAKKMAPELLIEGPIQYDAAYDPDVAMTKMPDSKVAGRATVFIFPDLNTGNNTYKAVQRAANAIAIGPVLQGLNKPVNDLSRGCTVPDIVNTVAITAIQAQHAESKNSN, via the coding sequence ATGGCCAAGAACCTCTACGTCATCAACACGGAGTCCCGCAGCGGCAAATCGGCCATCTGTCTCGGCCTGATGCAAATGCTCATGCGCCATATCCGGCGGGTGGGATTTTTTCGACCGATCATCAGCGCCCAGGGCAACGGCAAACGGGATCACGACACCAACCTGATCCTGACCCAGTTCCATCTCAACGAAACCTACCAGGACGCCTTCGCCTACACCCTGGAGCAGGCCAGGGATCTGATCAATCAAGGTGAACACGCCTTGCTGATGGAGAACATCCTGGCCAAGTACAAGGCTTTGGAAACCCGGTACGACTTCATCCTCTGCGAAGGCTCGGACTTCGTGGGAGGAGATTCAGCCTTCGAGTTCGACATCAACGCGGAAATTGCCGCCAACCTGGGCTCGCCGGTTATCCTGGTGGCCAACGGCCAGAACAAGACCCCGAAGCAAATCGTGGCTCAGACCCAGATCGCCATCGACACCTTTTCCGAAAAGGGCCTGGATGTCCTGGCTACCATCGTCAACCGGGCCGAGAGCCTGGACAAGGACGAGATCATCGGCGGCCTGCGTTGCAAGTACCGTATACACGAGGAATGTCTGACCTACGCCATCCCCGAGGTGCCTTCCCTGGGCAAACCGACCATCAACGACATCCGCAAATGGCTGGACGCCGAGGTAATCGCCGGCGGAGATCTGCTGGACGTCCAGGTGGAGGACTACGTGGTGGCCGCCATGCAGGTGAACAACTTTCTGCAGTACGTTTCCAAGAACTCCATGGTCATTACCCCGGGCGACCGCTCGGACATCCTCCTGGGCTGCATCGCCACCCGGCAATCCCAGACCTATCCCGAGGTCGCGGGGATCGTGCTCACCGGCGGCATCAAGCCCCCGGAGTCCATAATGAAGCTTTTGGACGGCTGGACCGGCGTGCCCATGCCCATTCTCTCGGCCAAGGGCCACACCTACAAGATCACCAGAACCCTGATGGAAATGTACGGCCGCATCGAGCCCGAGGACCAGAAGAAGATCGCCACGGCCCTGGGTTCTTTCGAGGAGCACGTGGATACCGCTGAACTTTTCCAACGTCTGGAGACGAAAAAATCCACCAAGGTCACCCCGGTGATGTTCGAGTACAGCCTGATCGAAAAAGCCAAGGCCGAACGCCGCCACATCGTCCTGCCCGAAGGCGCGTCCACCCGCATTCTCCAGGCCGCGGACATCCTGCTGCGCCGCGGCATCGCGGACCTGACCATCCTCGGCCAGCCGGACGCCATTCGGGCCAAGGCTGCTCAGATGGGGCTGTCCCTGGACAAGGCCACATTCATTGACCCGGCCGCCTCGGAATACTTCGAGGAATACTGGAAGGCCTATTACGAGCTGCGCAAAAGCAAGGGCATGACCGAGGAAGTGGCCCACGACACCATGGCCGAGGCCACCTATTTCGGAACCATGATGGTTCAAAAAGGGCATGCCGACGGGATGGTCTCCGGCTCCATCACCACCACCCAGCAGACCATCCGTCCGGCCTTGCAGTTCATTAAGACCAGGCCGGGTATCTCCCTGGTCTCCTCGGTCTTCTTCATGTGCATGTCCGACCGGGTGCTGGTCTTCGGCGACTGCGCCGTGAACCCCAACCCCACGGCCCAACAGTTGGCGGAAATCGCGGTGGCCTCCGCGGACACCGCAGTTCAGTTTGGTGTTGATCCCAGGATTGCCATGCTCTCCTACTCCACCGGCGAATCCGGTTCGGGCCAGGAAGTGGAAAAAGTCCGGGAAGCCACGGCCATCGCCAAAAAGATGGCTCCGGAACTGCTCATCGAAGGACCGATCCAGTACGACGCGGCCTACGACCCGGACGTGGCCATGACCAAAATGCCCGACTCCAAGGTGGCCGGACGGGCCACGGTGTTCATCTTCCCGGACCTGAACACCGGCAACAACACTTACAAGGCCGTGCAGCGGGCCGCCAACGCCATCGCCATCGGCCCGGTGCTTCAGGGCCTGAACAAACCGGTCAACGACCTCTCCCGCGGCTGCACCGTGCCGGACATCGTCAACACCGTGGCCATCACCGCCATCCAGGCCCAGCACGCGGAAAGTAAAAATAGCAATTAG
- a CDS encoding acetate kinase, whose translation MKILILNSGSSSVKYQLLDMTEKIVLASGLVERIGEATSKVKHVRRPGTDQEQAFNEAMSIPDHPTGLAKLVELITGEQTGVIASVSEIQGIGHRIVHGGEAFSAPTLVDEAVIEGIKAQIPLAPLHNPGGLAGIETALRLIPGVPNVAVFDTAFHQTMPPEAYRYAIPKELYTELKIRRYGFHGTSHFYVAKQCAKKLGKPLQETTCVTVHLGNGCSMAAIKNGKCIDTSMGLTPLAGLVMGTRSGDVDPALHAFLADNKGLTIREIDTLLNKDSGLKGMCGNNDMRDIHDLIAQGNADAQLALRVFCRRVTQYIGQYLALLDGADAICFTAGIGENDSAVRRLSCATLSGLGAVLDTQRNAEAPRGRAAEISTANSLIKIFIIPTNEELEIATQTMEVLGQKETERESGTH comes from the coding sequence ATGAAGATTCTCATCCTCAACTCCGGCAGTTCCTCGGTCAAGTATCAGCTTTTGGACATGACCGAGAAAATCGTTCTGGCCTCGGGCTTGGTGGAGCGCATCGGTGAGGCCACCAGCAAGGTCAAGCATGTCCGCCGCCCGGGCACGGATCAGGAACAGGCCTTTAACGAGGCCATGTCCATTCCGGACCACCCCACGGGCCTGGCAAAGCTGGTGGAGCTGATCACCGGCGAGCAGACCGGGGTCATCGCCTCGGTTTCGGAAATTCAAGGCATCGGCCACAGGATCGTTCACGGCGGCGAGGCCTTCAGCGCCCCGACCCTGGTGGACGAGGCCGTGATCGAGGGCATCAAAGCCCAGATCCCCTTGGCGCCGTTGCACAACCCCGGCGGGCTGGCCGGCATCGAGACCGCGCTGCGGCTGATACCCGGCGTACCCAACGTGGCCGTGTTCGACACGGCCTTTCACCAGACCATGCCTCCGGAAGCTTACCGCTACGCCATCCCCAAGGAACTCTACACGGAATTGAAAATCCGCCGCTACGGCTTCCATGGCACGTCCCATTTCTACGTGGCCAAGCAGTGCGCCAAGAAGTTAGGCAAGCCGCTTCAGGAAACCACCTGCGTGACGGTGCATCTGGGCAACGGCTGTTCCATGGCCGCGATCAAAAACGGCAAGTGCATCGACACCAGCATGGGCCTGACCCCCTTGGCCGGACTGGTCATGGGCACGCGCTCCGGCGACGTGGACCCGGCCCTGCATGCCTTCCTGGCGGACAACAAGGGCCTGACCATTCGCGAGATCGACACGCTGCTGAACAAGGACAGCGGGCTGAAGGGGATGTGCGGGAACAACGACATGCGCGACATCCACGATCTGATTGCCCAGGGCAACGCCGATGCCCAACTGGCTCTGCGGGTCTTCTGCCGCCGGGTGACCCAGTACATCGGGCAATACTTGGCCCTTTTGGACGGTGCAGACGCCATCTGCTTCACCGCCGGGATCGGTGAAAACGATTCCGCGGTTCGCCGCCTGTCCTGCGCAACCCTCTCCGGCCTAGGCGCGGTGCTGGACACCCAGCGCAATGCCGAAGCTCCCAGGGGTCGGGCAGCGGAAATCAGTACCGCCAACAGCCTGATAAAAATATTCATCATTCCCACCAACGAAGAATTGGAAATCGCCACCCAGACCATGGAGGTCCTGGGACAAAAGGAGACTGAGCGTGAGTCAGGAACACATTGA
- a CDS encoding lactate utilization protein, with product MSQEHIELFTKKAEAVSAIVKRIDKLNEAYAYAVDVCLNKNACQLLLSGCENAISDEASDLCEAKAADKVMAAPKLADDQYAELAKAAEKAGVKLIADGLRNHLAGIDIGFAVADLGLAETGSLVLDSSSEDLRLSTMVSEINVVVLPLSKLRASSYEAEAELLPMMQKAPNYLAFITGASRTADIERVLAIGVHGPLELHILLWEDA from the coding sequence GTGAGTCAGGAACACATTGAACTCTTTACTAAAAAAGCCGAAGCCGTTTCCGCGATCGTGAAGCGGATCGACAAACTGAACGAGGCCTACGCCTACGCCGTGGACGTCTGCCTGAACAAAAACGCCTGTCAGTTGCTGCTCTCCGGCTGCGAAAACGCCATTTCCGACGAGGCCTCGGATCTCTGCGAGGCCAAGGCCGCGGACAAGGTCATGGCCGCGCCCAAGCTGGCCGACGACCAGTACGCCGAACTGGCTAAAGCAGCGGAAAAGGCCGGAGTGAAGCTGATCGCCGACGGCCTGCGCAACCATCTGGCCGGAATCGACATCGGATTCGCCGTTGCCGACTTGGGGCTGGCCGAAACCGGTTCCCTGGTGTTGGACTCCTCTTCCGAGGATCTGCGTCTGTCCACCATGGTCAGTGAGATCAACGTGGTGGTCCTGCCCCTGTCCAAGTTGCGGGCCTCCAGCTACGAGGCCGAGGCCGAACTGCTGCCCATGATGCAAAAGGCCCCCAACTACCTGGCCTTCATCACCGGCGCCAGCCGAACCGCGGACATTGAACGGGTGCTGGCCATCGGGGTCCACGGACCACTGGAACTGCACATCCTGCTCTGGGAGGACGCGTAA
- the ldhH gene encoding L-lactate dehydrogenase (quinone) large subunit LdhH encodes MQTAVKIEEYLQEVEESLGNEFQRKALDTFAVAYRTGRANAFAGMDVKGLVDEIAQAKDDGIRRMDELYNQFKQKAESMGVHVHLAETAEEANRIIARIAKDNDCKKVIKAKSMTAEETHLNTHLEAEGLKVVESDLGEWIIQMRGEGPSHMVMPAIHLSRFQVADLFAGVTKKEQDPDIPKLVKVARRELRKEYVEADMGISGSNFAVVETGTIGLVTNEGNARLATTLPRVHVALVGLEKLTPTLHDALRILRALPRNATGQQITSYVTWITGPNECKGAPDDKKVMHVVFLDNGRKKLAKDKDFAQILRCIRCGACANVCPVYRLVGGHKYGHVYIGAIGLIMTYFFHGKDKAKFLVQNCVNCGACKEVCAAGIDLPRLIKEIHAMIQDEDGHPAQSKLMGLVLKNRTLFHTLLKNMRWAQKPFAERDGQYIRHLPTVFMKDKDQDFRKLPTIADKAFRDEWKSIKPEVRNPTLRVALFSGCVQDFVYPEQMKAAVKIIASTGTVELDYPMKQSCCGLPVNMMGEKQAAVEVARQNVLAIDPSKYDYIMTMCASCASHLKHSYPKLLENDADLAPKVAQFADKVIDFSSFIHDVLQISSMKFNRSGKRIGYHAPCHLCRGLEVREAPREAINMAHDYVPTSEEEVCCGFGGSYSMKFPAISKTLLAKKMANLEAGDIAAVATDCPGCVMQIRGGMKASGKDIEVKHVAELLAERLR; translated from the coding sequence ATGCAAACCGCCGTCAAAATAGAAGAATATCTCCAGGAAGTCGAAGAATCCCTGGGCAATGAGTTCCAGCGCAAGGCCCTGGACACCTTTGCCGTCGCCTACCGAACCGGCCGGGCCAATGCTTTCGCCGGAATGGACGTCAAAGGCCTGGTCGATGAAATCGCTCAGGCCAAGGACGACGGCATCCGGCGCATGGATGAACTGTACAACCAGTTCAAGCAAAAGGCCGAGTCCATGGGCGTCCATGTCCATCTGGCCGAAACCGCTGAAGAGGCCAACCGGATCATCGCCCGCATCGCCAAGGACAACGATTGTAAAAAGGTGATCAAGGCCAAGTCCATGACCGCCGAGGAAACCCACCTCAACACCCATCTGGAAGCCGAGGGACTGAAGGTCGTGGAATCGGATCTGGGCGAATGGATTATTCAAATGCGCGGCGAAGGGCCGTCGCACATGGTCATGCCGGCCATCCACCTTTCCCGCTTCCAGGTGGCCGACCTCTTCGCCGGGGTGACCAAGAAGGAGCAGGACCCGGACATCCCGAAGCTGGTCAAGGTGGCCCGTCGGGAGCTGCGCAAGGAATATGTGGAAGCGGACATGGGCATTTCCGGGAGCAACTTCGCCGTGGTGGAGACCGGGACCATCGGCTTGGTGACCAACGAGGGCAACGCCCGCCTGGCCACCACCCTGCCCCGGGTCCACGTGGCCCTGGTGGGGCTGGAAAAGCTGACCCCCACACTGCACGACGCCCTGCGCATCCTCCGCGCCCTGCCCCGCAACGCCACCGGCCAGCAGATCACCTCCTACGTGACCTGGATCACCGGCCCTAACGAGTGCAAGGGTGCACCGGACGACAAGAAGGTCATGCACGTGGTCTTCCTGGACAACGGCCGCAAGAAACTGGCCAAGGACAAGGACTTCGCCCAAATCCTGCGCTGCATCCGCTGCGGGGCCTGCGCCAACGTCTGTCCGGTCTACCGCCTGGTGGGCGGCCATAAGTACGGCCACGTCTACATCGGGGCCATCGGCCTGATCATGACCTACTTCTTCCACGGCAAGGACAAGGCCAAGTTCCTGGTCCAGAACTGCGTGAATTGCGGAGCCTGCAAGGAGGTCTGCGCCGCCGGCATCGACCTGCCCCGGTTGATCAAGGAAATCCATGCCATGATTCAGGACGAGGACGGCCACCCGGCCCAGTCCAAGCTGATGGGCTTGGTGCTCAAGAACCGCACTCTGTTCCACACCCTACTGAAGAACATGCGTTGGGCCCAGAAGCCCTTTGCCGAGCGTGACGGGCAGTACATCCGCCATCTGCCCACCGTCTTCATGAAGGACAAGGACCAGGATTTCCGCAAGCTGCCCACCATCGCGGACAAGGCCTTTCGCGACGAATGGAAGTCCATCAAACCCGAGGTGCGCAACCCTACTCTGCGGGTGGCCCTGTTCTCGGGCTGCGTCCAGGACTTCGTCTACCCCGAACAGATGAAGGCCGCGGTGAAGATCATCGCCTCCACCGGTACCGTGGAGTTGGACTATCCCATGAAGCAGTCCTGCTGCGGCCTGCCGGTGAACATGATGGGCGAGAAGCAGGCGGCCGTGGAAGTAGCTCGCCAGAACGTCCTGGCCATTGATCCCTCCAAATACGACTACATCATGACCATGTGCGCCTCCTGTGCCTCGCACCTCAAGCACAGCTACCCCAAGCTGCTGGAGAACGATGCCGATCTGGCCCCCAAGGTGGCCCAATTCGCGGACAAGGTCATCGATTTCAGCTCCTTCATCCACGATGTGCTGCAAATCTCGTCCATGAAGTTCAACCGCTCCGGCAAGCGTATCGGCTACCACGCCCCCTGTCACCTCTGCCGGGGCCTGGAAGTCCGCGAAGCGCCCCGGGAGGCCATCAACATGGCCCACGACTACGTGCCGACCTCCGAAGAGGAAGTCTGCTGCGGCTTCGGCGGTTCCTACTCCATGAAGTTCCCGGCCATCTCCAAGACCCTACTGGCAAAAAAAATGGCTAACCTGGAAGCCGGAGACATCGCCGCCGTGGCCACGGACTGCCCGGGCTGCGTGATGCAGATCCGCGGCGGCATGAAGGCTTCGGGCAAGGACATTGAGGTCAAACACGTGGCCGAGCTGTTGGCCGAGCGTCTGCGGTAG
- a CDS encoding nitroreductase family protein yields the protein MNLRELVSRTRSFRRFYENHPLTPETLEDLVDTARLTASAANLQPLRYMISVDAQVNAQIFPHLAWAAYLKDWDGPEEGERPTGYIVILGDQRYTKTSAWDLGIAAQTILLGATELGLGGCMIGSIKKDTLAMTLEAPEDFEILMVIALGRPKEKIVLERLGEDGDIKYWRDEKGVHHVPKRDLDSILLRRFGDR from the coding sequence ATGAACCTGCGTGAGCTTGTTTCCCGAACCCGCAGTTTCCGGCGTTTTTATGAAAACCACCCGCTCACGCCGGAAACCCTCGAGGATTTGGTGGACACGGCGAGGCTGACGGCTTCCGCGGCCAATCTGCAACCCTTGCGGTACATGATCAGCGTCGATGCCCAAGTCAACGCCCAGATTTTTCCTCATCTGGCCTGGGCCGCCTATCTCAAGGACTGGGACGGGCCGGAAGAGGGAGAACGCCCCACGGGATACATCGTCATCCTTGGAGATCAACGCTACACAAAAACCTCGGCCTGGGATCTGGGCATCGCGGCCCAGACCATCCTCCTGGGAGCCACGGAATTGGGCTTGGGCGGATGCATGATCGGCTCCATCAAAAAAGACACCCTGGCCATGACCCTGGAAGCGCCCGAGGACTTTGAGATTCTGATGGTCATCGCCCTGGGCCGGCCCAAGGAAAAAATCGTGCTGGAACGACTCGGCGAGGACGGCGACATAAAGTATTGGCGAGACGAAAAAGGCGTCCACCACGTTCCCAAGCGCGACCTAGACTCCATCCTGCTGCGCCGCTTCGGCGACCGCTGA
- a CDS encoding NAD(P)/FAD-dependent oxidoreductase — protein MTTSITSTSADVIIIGGGPAGLFAAHHLAENTDLKIILVDKGRSPLRRSCPIGQKQSPTCHHCKPCNILSGIGGAGLFSDGKLNFIHILGKTDLTQFLSPDQARELIRETETVFTQFGMDGPVYPTDMEKAREIRKQAKKAGIDLLLIRQKHLGSDKLPDHIAAMAEHIQRKGVIIRTNEDVREILVDQGRVGGVVTEKATLRCRHVVLAPGRVGADWAGRIAQAHGINLTQRGIEVGVRVEVHSDILHDLTNVIYDPTFFIQTRKYDDQTRTFCTNRGGYVSLENYQNFVCVNGHAYLDRKSENSNFAFLSKVVLTEPVTDNQTYGESIGKLASLIGGGKPILQRFGDLKRGRRSTWNRISKGFIRPTLSNVTCGDIAMALPERILTNLVEGLEKLNCVVPGVANDETLLYAPEIKFFATQMETDADLRTSLPGMFVAGDGPGVAGNIVSAAATGMLAAKGIIKELR, from the coding sequence TTGACCACCTCCATCACATCCACCTCGGCCGACGTGATCATCATCGGCGGCGGACCGGCCGGCCTGTTCGCCGCGCACCATCTGGCCGAGAACACGGATCTGAAGATCATCCTCGTGGACAAGGGCCGGTCTCCCTTGCGCCGATCCTGCCCCATCGGCCAGAAGCAAAGTCCGACCTGCCATCATTGCAAGCCCTGCAACATTCTTTCCGGAATCGGCGGGGCCGGCCTGTTTTCCGACGGCAAGCTGAACTTCATCCATATCCTCGGCAAGACGGACCTGACCCAGTTCCTCTCTCCGGACCAAGCCAGGGAACTGATCCGGGAAACCGAAACGGTCTTCACCCAATTCGGTATGGACGGCCCCGTCTACCCCACGGACATGGAAAAAGCCCGGGAGATCCGCAAACAAGCCAAAAAAGCCGGAATCGACCTGCTCCTGATCCGCCAAAAGCACCTGGGCAGCGACAAACTGCCGGACCACATCGCGGCCATGGCCGAGCATATCCAGCGCAAGGGCGTGATCATTCGCACCAACGAGGACGTTCGGGAAATCCTGGTGGACCAGGGCCGCGTCGGCGGAGTGGTCACCGAAAAGGCAACCTTGCGATGTCGGCACGTGGTTCTCGCTCCGGGCCGGGTCGGAGCGGATTGGGCCGGGCGCATCGCCCAGGCTCACGGCATCAACCTGACCCAGCGCGGCATCGAGGTCGGCGTGCGCGTAGAGGTGCATAGCGATATTCTTCACGACCTGACCAACGTGATCTACGATCCAACCTTCTTCATCCAGACCCGGAAATACGACGACCAGACCCGGACCTTCTGTACCAACCGCGGCGGATACGTCTCCCTGGAGAACTACCAGAACTTCGTCTGCGTCAACGGCCACGCCTACCTGGACAGGAAGTCCGAAAACAGCAACTTCGCCTTTCTCTCCAAAGTGGTGCTCACCGAACCGGTCACGGACAACCAAACCTATGGCGAGTCCATCGGCAAGCTGGCCAGTCTGATCGGTGGCGGCAAGCCCATCCTGCAACGTTTCGGCGACCTCAAGCGCGGACGGCGTAGCACCTGGAACCGGATTTCCAAAGGCTTCATCCGACCCACCCTGTCCAACGTCACTTGCGGCGACATCGCCATGGCCTTGCCCGAACGCATCCTGACCAACCTCGTGGAGGGCCTGGAAAAGCTGAACTGCGTCGTCCCGGGCGTGGCCAACGACGAAACCCTGCTCTACGCCCCGGAGATCAAATTTTTCGCCACCCAGATGGAGACCGACGCCGACCTGCGCACCTCCCTGCCCGGCATGTTCGTGGCCGGCGACGGTCCCGGCGTGGCCGGCAACATCGTCTCCGCCGCGGCCACAGGAATGCTGGCCGCCAAGGGGATCATCAAGGAACTGCGTTGA
- a CDS encoding phenylacetate--CoA ligase family protein, protein MTRKDRTEGIYSRREVLDESERRQYYQIHLKDLLTYAYRYSEDVKKRFDRAQFSPDKFKVLNDLKHIPIIKKKELIFLQTMGPRLGGLLTKDLGELRRIFLSPGPIFDPEDRVDDYWGWTEGFYAAGFRPGDVNMITFNYHLTPAGLMFEEPLRNLGCAVVPAGPGNTNTQLDIMRKLRITGYVGTPSYLMHLAQKGEEAGLNLRKDLYLEVAFVTGEKFPEKLRNNLEKKFDIIMRQGYGTADVGSIGYECFHKNGLHVSNRVFAEICHPDTGIPLKDGEVGEIVVTAFNKTYPLIRLSTGDLSYIDRAPCPCGRSSPRLGNIVGRVDTTARIKGMFVYPHQVEQVMASFEEIKRWQIEVTNPGGIDELTLFIEASQFKRENELFHQFREKIGLRPDLKVVVPGSLPAQIRPIEDKRKWD, encoded by the coding sequence ATGACCCGAAAAGACCGTACCGAAGGCATTTACAGCCGCCGGGAAGTACTGGATGAAAGCGAACGGAGACAGTACTATCAAATCCATCTCAAGGACCTGCTGACCTACGCCTACAGATACTCCGAAGACGTCAAGAAGCGCTTCGACCGGGCCCAATTCAGCCCGGACAAGTTCAAGGTGCTCAACGACCTGAAGCACATCCCGATCATCAAGAAAAAGGAACTGATTTTCTTGCAGACCATGGGGCCGCGCCTTGGCGGATTGCTAACAAAGGACCTGGGCGAGTTGCGCCGGATATTTCTCTCCCCCGGGCCCATTTTCGACCCCGAAGACCGCGTCGACGATTACTGGGGCTGGACCGAAGGCTTTTACGCCGCCGGATTTCGTCCCGGCGACGTGAACATGATCACCTTCAACTACCACCTGACTCCCGCCGGTCTGATGTTCGAGGAGCCGCTGCGCAACCTGGGCTGCGCCGTGGTCCCCGCGGGCCCCGGAAACACCAACACCCAGTTGGACATCATGCGGAAGCTGCGAATCACCGGGTACGTCGGTACGCCCAGCTACCTTATGCACCTGGCCCAAAAGGGCGAAGAAGCCGGACTGAATCTGCGCAAGGATCTGTATCTGGAAGTGGCTTTCGTCACCGGCGAAAAATTCCCGGAAAAGCTGCGCAACAACCTGGAAAAGAAGTTCGACATCATCATGCGCCAGGGCTACGGCACCGCTGATGTCGGCTCCATCGGCTACGAGTGTTTCCACAAGAACGGGCTGCACGTCTCCAATCGCGTTTTCGCGGAAATCTGCCATCCAGACACCGGGATTCCGCTCAAGGACGGCGAAGTGGGCGAAATCGTGGTCACGGCCTTCAACAAAACCTACCCGCTGATCCGGCTCTCCACCGGAGACCTGTCCTACATCGACCGGGCGCCTTGCCCCTGCGGCCGCTCCTCGCCCCGCCTGGGCAACATCGTCGGCCGCGTGGACACAACGGCCCGAATCAAGGGCATGTTCGTCTACCCGCACCAAGTCGAACAGGTCATGGCCTCTTTCGAGGAGATCAAACGCTGGCAAATCGAGGTAACCAATCCCGGCGGCATCGACGAGCTGACGCTGTTCATCGAAGCCAGCCAGTTTAAGCGGGAGAACGAGCTCTTCCACCAGTTCCGCGAGAAGATCGGTCTGCGACCGGACCTTAAAGTCGTGGTTCCAGGTTCGCTTCCGGCTCAAATCCGTCCCATTGAGGACAAGCGAAAGTGGGATTGA